The genomic stretch GGATTCTGATGATTATATAGATGAAAACTATTTTTATGAATTATATAACACCTCTAAAAAATATGATGCTGATTTAACAAAAACAGAAAATATAGAAATATATAATAAAAATTATGAAAGAAAATCCAATCTAAAACATAAAAATGAAATTATAGAAGAAGGATTATATAAATCATCTATTAACAATTTTATAATTTCTCTTAATAATTATAAAAATAGAAATATTACTGTGGTAACAACTGTATGGAGCAAATTATTTAAAAGAGAATTTATTTTAAAAAACAATATAATGTTTAATTCTATAAGAAATGGTGAAGATCTATGCTTTGTATTAACTGTATTAGCTTTTAATCCAACTATAGCTATAAATAATAGAGCGATGTATCACTGCGTACAAAGAAATGAGGCTGGAGTAAATGTAGTTAATAAAGATTATATAGGAAATATTGTAGAAATTTCTCATGAATCTCTAAAAGCATATTATAATAATAACAGACAATATATTGGTTATGTATTTGATATCATTATGTATATGTTATTTAATACTATAAATGAATTATATTCAAAAGAAAGAATAAAAAAAGAATATGAAAGAATATATGAACTATTTAAAAATATAAACTTAAATAAAAATGATTTAAAAGTATCAA from Brachyspira murdochii DSM 12563 encodes the following:
- a CDS encoding glycosyltransferase family 2 protein, which translates into the protein MIKVSIIILVYNTKQYLEKCLNSVINQTLKEIEIICIDDKSTDNSIDIIKNFQKIDNRIILIENKKNMGMGYNRDVGIKIAKGEYIGFVDSDDYIDENYFYELYNTSKKYDADLTKTENIEIYNKNYERKSNLKHKNEIIEEGLYKSSINNFIISLNNYKNRNITVVTTVWSKLFKREFILKNNIMFNSIRNGEDLCFVLTVLAFNPTIAINNRAMYHCVQRNEAGVNVVNKDYIGNIVEISHESLKAYYNNNRQYIGYVFDIIMYMLFNTINELYSKERIKKEYERIYELFKNINLNKNDLKVSNVYLKNAYFKTLEKNNYEAFYYYFVTLYKQLRKSMPHFILKILRNKNIIP